The Arachis ipaensis cultivar K30076 chromosome B05, Araip1.1, whole genome shotgun sequence nucleotide sequence NNNNNNNNNNNNNNNNNNNNNNNNNNNNNNNNNNNNNNNNNNNNNNNNNNNNNNNNNNNNNNNNNNNNNNNNNNNNNNNNNNNNNNNNNNNNNNNNNNNNNNNNNNNNNNNNNNNNNNNNNNNNNNNNNNNNNNNNNNNNNNNNNNNNNNNNNNNNNNNNNNNNNNNNNNNNNNNNNNNNNNNNNNNNNNNNNNNNNNNNNNNNNNNNNNNNNNNNNNNNNNNNNNNNNNNNNNNNNNNNNNNNNNNNNNNNNNNNNNNNNNNNNNNNNNNNNNNNNNNNNNNNNNNNNNNNNNNNNNNNNNNNNNNNNNNNNNNNNNNNNNNNNNNNNNNNNNNNNNNNNNNNNNNNNNNNNNNNNNNNNNNNNNNNNNNNNNNNNNNNNNNNNNNNNNNNNNNNNNNNNNNNNNNNNNNNNNNNNNNNNNNNNNNNNNNNNNNNNNNNNNNNNNNNNNNNNNNNNNNNNNNNNNNNNNNNNNNNNNNNNNNNNNNNNNNNNNNNNNNNNNNNNNNNNNNNNNNNNNNNNNNNNNNNNNNNNNNNNNNNNNNNNNNNNNNNNNNNNNNNNNNNNNNNNNNNNNNNNNNNNNNNNNNNNNNNNNNNNNNNNNNNNNNNNNNNNNNNNNNNNNNNNNNNNNNNNNNNNNNNNNNNNNNNNNNNNNNNNNNNNNNNNNNNNNNNNNNNNNNNNNNNNNNNNNNNNNNNNNNNNNNNNNNNNNNNNNNNNNNNNNNNNNNNNNNNNNNNNNNNNNNNNNNNNNNNNNNNNNNNNNNNNNNNNNNNNNNNNNNNNNNNNNNNNNNNNNNNNNNNNNNNNNNNNNNNNNNNNNNNNNNNNNNNNNNNNNNNNNNNNNNNNNNNNNNNNNNNNNNNNNNNNNNNNNNNNNNNNNNNNNNNNNNNNNNNNNNNNNNNNNNNNNNNNNNNNNNNNNNNNNNNNNNNNNNNNNNNNNNNNNNNNNNNNNNNNNNNNNNNNNNNNNNNNNNNNNNNNNNNNNNNNNNNNNNNNNNNNNNNNNNNNNNNNNNNNNNNNNNNNNNNNNNNNNNNNNNNNNNNNNNNNNNNNNNNNNNNNNNNNNNNNNNNNNNNNNNNNNNNNNNNNNNNNNNNNNNNNNNNNNNNNNNNNNNNNNNNNNNNNNNNNNNNNNNNNNNNNNNNNNNNNNNNNNNNNNNNNNNNNNNNNNNNNNNNNNNNNNNNNNNNNNNNNNNNNNNNNNNNNNNNNNNNNNNNNNNNNNNNNNNNNNNNNNNNNNNNNNNNNNNNNNNNNNNNNNNNNNNNNNNNNNNNNNNNNNNNNNNNNNNNNNNNNNNNNNNNNNNNNNNNNNNNNNNNNNNNNNNNNNNNNNNNNNNNNNNNNNNNNNNNNNNNNNNNNNNNNNNNNNNNNNNNNNNNNNNNNNNNNNNNNNNNNNNNNNNNNNNNNNNNNNNNNNNNNNNNNNNNNNNNNNNNNNNNNNNNNNNNGAATAGAGGTGTGAATCACCTAAACCTGACCGCCCCACCCCACTCCGCCCAAGACCCTGACCGACCAAAAACCTGCCCTACATCGGGTGAGTACTTACCTGCCTAGGTGAGTAAGGACGGAGTGGGTACCTGCGAATTCGGGTAGTGTTGCCACTACTattgacatggtaaaattttgtattgggttagaacttgagtgtttATCTATGATGCTATTTGGTAAAAAGGTAATATGTTTTAAAATAGTATAATTTGGTAATTAGTTTTAGAAATAGTGACAAATAATAAACAGTCATTATTTTACAACTTTTTTACTTTCATATTTTGcatcttaaaaattgttaacttaAAGTAACTAAATACTAGCTTTTTTACCTTAATATTTTCTGTAACTGCGTATAATAATAAATCCATCTCCAACCAAGAGATCGATCTAAAAACTTCTTTTGAGGAATGAGCAAAACCTGGTCATTTCTCTAGAGAACAATAACTAAGGGATCCAAGGATTTGGAACCTATATGCTGATACTCATGATTTCGATAGCTATACTAGTGTTTTAGAGAAGATTTTCTGATTGTGTTTTGTGGAACTCTAAGATAGCGTGACTCAGTGTTACTCGATTGGAAAAGGATGATGGAATtataaaatgacaaaataaaaaattaattatcaaatttTTAACTTCTATGATGCGTCATTTTATTTGTTCACCTTActaatttgatttatttgattagGGTTTGTAGAGAATGGAGAAGAAAAAGGATTAGAATATAGGTTAGACTTGTAAGGCAGTTAATTAGTTTGAGTTTGACCCATAGCTTGTTATAAACTTATTTTCAAGTACTACATCTagtttgttgttgaatttgacaTGGGCTAAAATTTAAAAGGTCTCACAATTAGAGGTGGCAAACGGGCCGAAGTCTGTCAAGCCGGGCTAGAGTTTTGAAAAATCCACCTAACTCGCACTGGCTAACCCACGGGCTTTGGTATGCTTCGGTGGGGTGGGACGGGCTAGTCCAGTGAGCCCaccattttgtttttctttaaggcCTAAAACAAAAATATCCAAATCCATACCAACTACCCATCTCGGAACAAATAATCCTATCCATAAATACAATTCACTCCCTTCAGTCTCCCCTCTCACCCCTAACCCTACTCACAAGCTCACAATTCACAAGTTTGATTTGGAATGTTTGCATTTTACTTAAGTTTTGACTTGGATAATGTTTGATTGATTAGAAATTTGGATAATGTTTAATTCGATGCTTTGGACAATGCTTATTTTGATTTGTACAATACTTGTTTGATTATTTTGTTCAAAATGCTTGGTTGACAATTACATTTATAAGAAATTGAGAATTATATGAATTTAGAAATCATAGGTTTATTAAAATGTTTGTGAATTGAATTTTTATTCCAATGTTTAATGGCTtagtaatttttttcaaaaaaaaaaaagcgaagtGAGAAAATAAACAAGTTTAGCCCGTCGGCCCGCCAATCCGTTGTTAGGCAGATTGGGGTAGAGGTATTATTTtgatgaaaaaagatttttttttattttttaacgtgtttaacaaatttctaatagtaaaagtaaaagtaataaaaaaatattttttttgagaagttacaatttatattttttaaaaagatttttttttaaaaaagatggtTTTTTCCAAAATTCTGAAAACCGGACTGATCATCAAACCATTTTAGTTACTGATTTACTGGTCCAACCGGTTCAAACGTGGTTCAATCGAAAaaatcgttttataataaaataataactaaaatataGATAAACACAGTTTTAACAAAAATTTCAGCATAATTTCAAATTTTTGTAAAGGTTAACCGGTGAAGTAAGTCAACTAAATCAGTACAGTTTTATACAACAATAATTAACCCCATTTTCCTTTTCCAAAATCCCATGGGTTATCAATACTCAATAGTTTTCATCATAAATACCTCATTTTGTAAACGTGCCTTCTGTTTCAGTTCTTCAATGAATATATATGACGAAGAATATGTAATAAAAATAActgaataaaataatataaagcaTAAAATCCTCAATGAACTATGTGTAAACCAAATTTGTCAATACTTCATTTTGTGCTAATGTTATAACTATTTGCATTTCAACATGTTTCTGTTACACAATATATGAATTTTTTGGAGTTATCCAGTGTTAAATAGGATAATTTTATACAGGGTTAACTCTTTCCTTGTTTTTGTACGTGCATTGATATCTTGATGTTTCTCTGTTCTCACAATTTCACTATCAGATCAGCCCTATGCTTCTTCCTCATGATCCTTCATGTCATGTTGTCTATCTCTCATTGGTCCATGGCTGCTGGTTCATTTTCTTGGAATGTATCAGCCTTGTTCTTCTGTTGCCACCAATCATCTGTCACTGTGGTCGCAAAAAAACAGCAAATTGGGAACCACAAATTGGTATGTGCCACGCAAAGAGATGGGCCATAACTATGTAAAGACTAAAGAACTACCCTTTATGCCAATTGACATTTTTCCTCTCATGTTACTTGAACAGATAATCTTGCGGTGTAAAGGCCTGGATGGCTATAGAGACCGTCCTTCTTTTGCAAAAAAATCTGACATTATTTTTCATGATATGAATGTTGATGATTGCCTGCCCAAAATGTCTACTTTGTCTGCAGAGATGTTATACTATGCAGAGAGTGGCTTCATTCCTCAAGCGCACACTATATCGGAGCAACTTGTTAACAGTTCTTTTGTACCATCAATTAAATTCATCTCAAAATTGTTTGATGGTTATGAAAAGCACAGGAATTTCAACGGCATGCTTGAGATTCTACATTATGTCAGTTGGAGAAATTTTGGCATATTACCTCATGTTTACTCTTTGGCTATCTCATGCTTTGGAAGAGGAGGACAGCTCGAGTTGATGGAAGAAACCGTAAAGGAAATGGTTTCAAGGGGTTTCTGTATCAGTTCCAAGACTGGTAATGCTTTCCTTTTGTATTACTGTATTTTTGGTTCTTTGAAAGAGATGGAGAATGCATATGCACGCGTTAAGAGATCTGGATTTATGATAAACGAGGAAGCAATCAGGGCCATGGCCTCTGTATATACAAGGGAGAGAAAATTCTATCATTTGGGTGAGTTCCTAAGAGATGTGGGTCTAGGCAGGAAAAATGTGGGGAACCTTTTATGGAATCTTATGCTACTTTCTTATGCTGCCAATTTTAAAATGAAAAGCTTGCAGCGAGAATTTCTCAGAATGGTGGAAGCTGGGTTCCGGCCTGACGTTACAACCTTTAATATTCGTGCTCTGGCCTTTTCAAGGATGTCTTTGTTCTGGGACCTTCACCTCAGCATCGAACATATGGTAGATGCGAAAGTGATCCCTGATCTGGTGATATATGGCTGTGTAGTTGATGCATACTTGGATAAAAAGCTTGGAAAAAACCTGTACTTTGCTTTAAACAAGTTGAACTTGGATCATTCTCCGCAATTATTAACTGATCCACTTGTGTTTGAGGCTTTTGGTAAAGGGGACTTTCATACGAGTGCAGAAGCATTTTTTGAGTTCAAGACGCACAGACAGTGGACTTACAGGGTTCTAGTACAAAAATATCTTAAAAGATATTACCGGAGAGACCAGATATTTTGGAACTATTAATTACTTGGCAGATGTTTTATACTGTACAATGTCTGGCTAGGATGTTAGTTAGAATAACAAAGCTGAGTTGCAGGCTTGCAGTTTCGGCCTGTGTTTCTCTTATGACGAGCTAAGTCTTACTTGTAAATAACATGTAGTTAACTTGAAATAAGCTTtcactaatcaaggattcacttgaGTCGATGTTTAGTTAAAACAATATGATAGTATAATTGAGGGCATGAtaacattaaatcacttttacaaacctTAATAAGGGATTAATAACTTCTATTATGTGTGagctcttttattttaatttaaaagtgATTAAACTCTTACTTTCTCATATTACTAACTTCTTCACTGTAGAGAGTCTTGATCCTATTTTGTAGGtttacaaataacatttttctttttatttatcttttacttttctCTTTATTATCTTTTCTCGAAATTTGATATCTAAGACCTATTTTGGATTCATATACCATTGTTGAATGGCTGTAGTAGaaagaagataaaaaataaaaggaaaaaaataaattaacaacatCAGTAAATTTTGAACGGTCAAAAGGATGTAGAAGACTTCAATTATGTTCTTGCCAAATATACCCATAGTAGAA carries:
- the LOC107640532 gene encoding pentatricopeptide repeat-containing protein At3g42630-like — translated: MLSISHWSMAAGSFSWNVSALFFCCHQSSVTVVAKKQQIGNHKLIILRCKGLDGYRDRPSFAKKSDIIFHDMNVDDCLPKMSTLSAEMLYYAESGFIPQAHTISEQLVNSSFVPSIKFISKLFDGYEKHRNFNGMLEILHYVSWRNFGILPHVYSLAISCFGRGGQLELMEETVKEMVSRGFCISSKTGNAFLLYYCIFGSLKEMENAYARVKRSGFMINEEAIRAMASVYTRERKFYHLGEFLRDVGLGRKNVGNLLWNLMLLSYAANFKMKSLQREFLRMVEAGFRPDVTTFNIRALAFSRMSLFWDLHLSIEHMVDAKVIPDLVIYGCVVDAYLDKKLGKNLYFALNKLNLDHSPQLLTDPLVFEAFGKGDFHTSAEAFFEFKTHRQWTYRVLVQKYLKRYYRRDQIFWNY